The proteins below are encoded in one region of Sebastes fasciatus isolate fSebFas1 chromosome 16, fSebFas1.pri, whole genome shotgun sequence:
- the LOC141752970 gene encoding uncharacterized protein LOC141752970, with protein sequence MLPLTGAGSQGFRCGDKSPRGSWVQYKLGKESSRTRTMYRILGSQHKLALLSSHAVGGESSVPHSVSLSFPGGDSRDVQTLSAPTRPHGVSDFCRTFGTPMDEGFSALGRGVAPVLTPSPQPQSENNTSWCAGAPPVGGPDGSLSGWGATMLGRTVNGTWDQRLAQAHINLLELWAVFFALKHFLQFLQGRHVLVKTDNTTVVAYINRQGGTRSLQLHRLARKIIMWSSSRLMSLRATHVPGVLNRGADLLSRGNPLYGEWTLHPQVVEQVWQKYGRAAVDLFASQENAHCRLFFSLSDVNAPLGVDALAHSWPNVLLYAFPPLSLISPTLARVREQGLSLILIAPRWSSKHWVAEIIQLLVGEPWPLPIRRDLLSQARGEIYHPHPDRMALWAWPVKGGT encoded by the exons ATGCTCCCACTCACGGGAGCAGGCAGTCAGGGATTCCGCTGCGGTGATAAATCACCTCGGGGATCTTGGGTTCAATATAAACTGGGCAAAGAGTCGAGTAGAACCCGCACAATGTACAGAATACTTGGGTCTCAACATAAACTCGCTCTCCTATCGAGTCACGCTGTCGGAGGGGAGAGTAGCGTCCCTCACTCAGTGTCTCTCTCGTTTCCGGGTGGGGACAGCCGTGACGTTCAGACTCTGTCTGCGCCTACTCGGCCTCATGGCGTCAGTGATTTCTGTCGTACATTTGGGACTCCTATGGATGAGGGATTTTCAGCGCTGGGTCGCGGCGTTGCGCCTGTGCTCACGCCGTCACCTCAGCCgcagagtgaaaataacaccAGCTGGTGTGCTGGCGCTCCGCCCGTGGGAGGACCGGACGG GTCCCTGTCAGGTTGGGGAGCGACCATGTTGGGCAGAACAGTGAATGGCACCTGGGACCAGAGGCTGGCTCAGGCTCACATAAATCTCTTGGAGCTTTGGGCAGTGTTTTTTGCACTAAAGCATTTTCTGCAATTTCTCCAAGGTCGCCACGTCCTGGTGAAAACAGACAACACCACGGTGGTCGCATACATCAACCGCCAGGGCGGGACTCGCTCACTGCAGTTACACAGGTTAGCTCGGAAGATAATCATGTGGAGCAGCTCGAGGCTAATGTCCCTCCGAGCGACTCATGTGCCGGGCGTTTTGAACAGGGGCGCAGATCTCCTGTCCCGGGGAAACCCCCTGTACGGAGAGTGGACTCTCCACCCGCAGGTGGTGGAGCAGGTGTGGCAGAAATACGGCCGGGCAGCCGTAGATCTCTTCGCCTCGCAGGAAAACGCTCACTGTCGACTGTTTTTCTCCCTGTCAGACGTAAATGCACCTCTGGGGGTGGATGCGCTGGCCCACTCATGGCCAAACGTGCTGCTCTATGCATTCCCCCCTCTCAGCCTGATCTCCCCCACTCTAGCCAGGGTGAGAGAGCAGGGCTTGTCGCTAATCCTGATAGCACCGCGGTGGTCGTCCAAGCACTGGGTAGCAGAAATAATTCAGCTTCTAGTGGGCGAACCGTGGCCTCTCCCCATACGCAGGGATCTTCTGTCCCAGGCGCGCGGGGAGATCTACCACCCACACCCAGACCGCATGGCGCTCTGGGCCTGGCCCGTGAAAGGTGGAACCTGA